The following coding sequences are from one Thermodesulfobacteriota bacterium window:
- a CDS encoding nucleotidyltransferase domain-containing protein has translation MTRADDATIREMVACLAKEFRPEAIFLFGSRAWGVPDPESDVDLMVLVAASEIPATQRARRARRCLRGISVPKDVIVKTTGEFRRLAAVPSSLESRVLRDGRVLYGRF, from the coding sequence GTGACTCGAGCAGATGACGCCACGATCCGGGAGATGGTTGCCTGTCTGGCCAAAGAATTCCGGCCGGAGGCCATCTTCCTCTTCGGATCCCGCGCCTGGGGCGTGCCCGATCCGGAAAGCGACGTAGATCTTATGGTTCTGGTGGCGGCGAGTGAAATCCCCGCCACGCAACGGGCGCGCCGCGCGCGCAGGTGCCTGCGCGGCATCTCCGTACCAAAGGACGTCATTGTCAAGACCACCGGGGAGTTCCGGCGGCTCGCAGCCGTTCCCTCATCTTTGGAGAGCCGGGTGCTTCGCGACGGCAGAGTCCTCTATGGGCGATTCTAA
- a CDS encoding AbrB/MazE/SpoVT family DNA-binding domain-containing protein translates to MDTVALAKVARHGQVTLPASIRRAAHVDEGDYLEVRVSGESIVLTPKKLVDKSQAYFWSPAWQEAEREASEDIGAGRVHEADTVADLISGLESARKNR, encoded by the coding sequence GTGGATACCGTCGCGCTCGCCAAGGTCGCCCGCCATGGCCAAGTTACCTTGCCCGCCTCGATACGGCGCGCGGCTCACGTGGACGAAGGCGACTATCTGGAGGTGCGGGTCTCGGGGGAGAGCATCGTGCTCACGCCGAAGAAGCTCGTCGACAAGAGCCAAGCCTACTTCTGGTCGCCGGCTTGGCAGGAGGCGGAGCGAGAGGCCAGCGAAGATATTGGTGCCGGCCGGGTCCACGAAGCCGACACCGTAGCAGACCTCATCTCCGGCCTGGAGTCTGCTCGCAAGAATCGTTGA
- a CDS encoding PEP-CTERM sorting domain-containing protein, with amino-acid sequence MRRYLITALGAGALALASTGAFAVSLDSYTLNFSAASSLLGAAIPDLNNVDEWGFVANSVVAFQDNDSSGGLSAGDTFYDWVAVRVHSFFDSSTDTITPLTYGTGPGRDHEITLIARFGGIQTTANTYQVTFIDQFDFFFDAGPGFTGSTFTNLSTFADGLLVEQAELIASGGVNTDPTLITGTLSMILSLQDILHTQIDPATGDPLGEFFEVDNDGNPFPMELLLGIVDANNNIQSIELASFASYFGFTVNADGTIDYGAESFDFFFTSRNDGSFNKHIVPEPGTMILLGSGLLGLAGIARRRHKS; translated from the coding sequence ATGAGACGCTACCTGATCACCGCCTTGGGGGCCGGCGCACTGGCCCTCGCGAGCACGGGGGCCTTCGCGGTATCCCTGGACAGCTACACCCTGAACTTCAGCGCCGCCAGTTCGCTCCTCGGGGCCGCCATTCCCGACCTCAACAATGTGGACGAGTGGGGTTTCGTGGCAAATTCCGTTGTGGCCTTCCAAGACAACGACAGTAGCGGTGGTCTTTCCGCTGGCGACACCTTCTACGACTGGGTGGCCGTGAGGGTGCACTCCTTCTTCGACTCATCGACGGACACCATCACACCGCTCACATACGGCACTGGCCCCGGCCGGGACCACGAGATCACGCTCATCGCGCGATTCGGGGGAATCCAGACCACGGCCAACACCTATCAGGTTACCTTCATCGACCAGTTCGATTTCTTCTTCGACGCCGGGCCGGGCTTCACCGGCTCGACCTTCACGAATCTGAGCACCTTCGCGGACGGCCTCTTGGTGGAGCAGGCCGAATTGATTGCCAGTGGCGGTGTGAACACCGATCCCACACTGATCACCGGTACCCTGAGCATGATTCTCTCCCTGCAGGACATCCTCCACACTCAGATTGATCCGGCAACGGGCGATCCCCTTGGCGAGTTCTTCGAGGTGGACAACGACGGGAACCCGTTCCCCATGGAGCTCCTGCTCGGCATCGTCGACGCCAACAACAACATCCAGAGCATCGAACTGGCGTCCTTTGCATCGTACTTTGGCTTCACGGTGAACGCAGATGGGACAATCGACTACGGCGCAGAGAGCTTCGATTTCTTCTTCACCTCGCGGAACGACGGCTCGTTCAACAAGCACATCGTTCCGGAGCCGGGCACGATGATCCTCCTCGGGTCGGGTCTGCTGGGCCTTGCGGGCATCGCCCGTCGTCGCCACAAGAGCTAG
- a CDS encoding Rpn family recombination-promoting nuclease/putative transposase, translating to MAADLANPHDRFFRESLGRLETAREFVRHYLPEPVVAHLELDTLEVGRDSFVDDELRSHLSDLVFRVERKDGGGAYVYLLFEHKSHPDRWVAFQLLRYLVRLWEGARKEEASVALPPIVPVVFYHGRRPWTVPNAFAALVEGPAAFSRYIPDFQYALADLSRYPDHDLRGGTLLRASLLALKHIFDDDLPQRLPELVRLLAQVTSSPTALGAVEALLRYICAASDRVEAADVRAALSQTLPEHGETIMPTLAQRWIDEGKEQGLQQGLQQGLQQGLQQGLQQKAYDAVIEVLETRFGVVPTSVTGALARVSDEAVLSTLHKRAVVVESLDAFREDLQRALS from the coding sequence ATGGCCGCCGACCTCGCCAATCCCCACGACCGGTTCTTTCGCGAGTCTCTGGGGCGCCTCGAGACCGCTCGGGAGTTCGTCCGCCATTACCTGCCGGAGCCGGTCGTGGCCCACCTCGAGCTCGACACCCTCGAGGTCGGCCGCGACAGCTTCGTCGACGACGAGCTGCGAAGCCACCTCTCGGATCTGGTGTTCCGGGTGGAGCGCAAGGATGGGGGCGGCGCCTACGTGTACCTGCTCTTCGAGCACAAGTCCCATCCCGACCGATGGGTGGCCTTCCAGTTGCTGCGTTACCTGGTGCGGCTGTGGGAAGGCGCCAGGAAAGAGGAGGCTTCGGTCGCCTTGCCCCCCATCGTGCCTGTGGTGTTCTACCACGGCCGGCGGCCGTGGACTGTGCCCAACGCGTTCGCGGCCCTGGTAGAAGGCCCTGCCGCGTTCAGCCGGTATATTCCCGACTTCCAATACGCGCTGGCGGACCTGAGTCGCTATCCCGACCACGACCTGCGCGGGGGGACGCTGCTGCGGGCGTCGCTGCTGGCCCTCAAGCACATCTTCGACGACGACCTGCCACAGCGGCTTCCGGAGCTGGTGCGGCTGCTCGCGCAGGTGACCTCGAGCCCCACCGCCCTGGGGGCCGTCGAGGCCCTCTTGCGATACATCTGTGCTGCCAGCGACCGGGTCGAGGCGGCGGACGTGCGAGCAGCGCTGTCGCAGACCCTTCCCGAACACGGAGAGACGATCATGCCCACCCTGGCGCAGCGATGGATCGACGAAGGCAAGGAGCAGGGGCTCCAGCAGGGGCTCCAGCAGGGGCTCCAGCAGGGACTCCAGCAGGGACTCCAGCAGAAGGCCTACGATGCCGTGATCGAAGTGCTGGAGACGCGGTTCGGGGTGGTGCCCACTTCGGTTACCGGGGCGCTGGCTCGAGTGTCCGACGAGGCGGTGCTCTCCACGCTCCACAAGCGGGCCGTGGTGGTGGAATCCCTCGACGCCTTCCGCGAGGACCTCCAGCGCGCCCTTTCGTGA
- a CDS encoding SdrD B-like domain-containing protein, with amino-acid sequence MRRNALLVLVAVLALLAWGGFARAQTHVDDYILNFSAAATADGIDAAGQEAAGIADVHRVDEWTFLAQSVIGFHDNDGSGGISVGDTFVDYVAVRVTQFIDAGSDSLTPLHYGAGPGRTHELTVLAVLEGAQETDVSYRIDRITRFDFYFDGASDQAGTDFTPSSFDDLDTFDDGVRVESAELILGGGLNDVPLLPDGTISLVLRLVDRLGAQVGEEFELQPDGTPFEAGTVLGIVDANNLAEPLVNLAAYESKFGFSASDFDFVVKTRSDGSFNKMAEEAPQPAAIGDRVWEDLNANGIQDDGEPGVAGVTVNLYDCLDNFVASTTTDSNGLYLFDGLTPGDYYLVFVQPNGYFFTLQNVGDDELDSDADPTSGSTICTTLDPGETDLSWDAGFYRLAELGDRVWEDGNGNGIQDAGELGMAGVTVKLYDCDGDFIAETTTDAEGLYLFTGLVPGSYYVVFAAPTGYEFTLPNQGADDTIDSDANASGMTGCVTLASGDSNLDVDAGLVAIEYAAIGDFVWEDLNRNGIQDAGEPGIEGVLVELYDCAGNKLDETLTDANGKYLFDNLLAGDYKLQFTAPADYFFTLQNQGGDPEKDSDADSSGWTVCTTLDPGETDRSWDAGLWQAMPDIDIEKATNGEDADSPTGPFIPVGDPVLWTYVVTNIGNVPLVNVTVTDDQGVAVSCPQDTLVVGESMTCTADGIAMVGQYANIGTTTGDYGNTTVTDSDPSHYYGTMDAPGTGTPGYWKNHPNAWPVDQLTIGGETYTKDMAIGLMGCPDGNKLFTVFRALVAAKLNVLVGNDASCIAVTIEAADAWMAEYGPMPTACRGNPKVRADSYAWTIGEPLYWLLDDYNNGLLCAPSRDSME; translated from the coding sequence ATGAGACGAAACGCTTTGCTGGTGCTGGTTGCGGTGCTCGCCCTCTTAGCCTGGGGTGGGTTTGCCCGGGCACAGACCCACGTGGACGATTACATCCTCAACTTCTCGGCCGCAGCCACTGCCGACGGCATAGATGCAGCCGGACAGGAGGCGGCGGGTATCGCCGACGTGCACCGCGTAGACGAGTGGACCTTCCTGGCGCAATCGGTGATCGGTTTCCACGACAACGACGGAAGCGGCGGCATCTCAGTCGGCGATACTTTCGTCGACTACGTGGCTGTGCGGGTAACGCAGTTCATCGACGCCGGCAGCGACTCGTTGACTCCGCTTCACTACGGTGCGGGTCCCGGCAGGACCCACGAACTCACGGTGCTCGCTGTGCTCGAAGGTGCTCAGGAAACGGACGTAAGCTACCGGATCGACCGGATCACCCGGTTCGACTTCTACTTCGATGGGGCGAGCGACCAGGCGGGTACCGACTTCACTCCTTCGAGCTTTGACGACCTCGACACCTTCGACGACGGAGTGCGGGTGGAGAGCGCCGAGCTCATCCTGGGCGGGGGTCTCAACGACGTGCCGCTCCTGCCGGACGGCACCATCTCGCTCGTACTGCGGCTCGTGGACCGCCTCGGTGCCCAGGTTGGAGAGGAATTCGAACTCCAGCCGGACGGCACGCCTTTCGAGGCCGGCACCGTGCTCGGGATCGTGGACGCCAACAACCTGGCGGAGCCCCTCGTGAACCTGGCCGCGTACGAAAGCAAGTTCGGTTTCAGCGCGTCGGACTTCGACTTCGTGGTGAAGACCCGAAGCGATGGTTCGTTCAACAAGATGGCCGAAGAGGCTCCCCAGCCCGCCGCCATCGGCGACCGCGTCTGGGAAGACCTCAACGCCAACGGCATCCAGGACGACGGCGAGCCCGGGGTCGCCGGCGTGACCGTGAACCTCTACGACTGCCTCGACAACTTCGTGGCGAGCACCACGACCGACTCCAACGGCCTCTACCTCTTCGACGGCCTCACCCCCGGCGACTACTACCTGGTGTTCGTGCAGCCCAATGGATACTTCTTCACCCTCCAGAACGTGGGCGACGACGAGCTCGACAGCGACGCCGACCCCACGTCGGGGAGCACGATCTGCACCACCCTGGATCCGGGCGAGACCGACCTCTCCTGGGACGCGGGATTCTACCGCCTGGCCGAGTTGGGCGACCGGGTTTGGGAGGACGGGAACGGCAACGGCATCCAGGACGCTGGTGAGCTCGGCATGGCCGGGGTGACGGTGAAGCTCTACGACTGCGACGGGGATTTCATCGCAGAGACCACGACCGACGCCGAAGGCCTCTACCTCTTCACCGGTCTCGTGCCCGGCAGCTACTACGTGGTATTCGCGGCGCCCACGGGCTACGAGTTCACCCTCCCGAACCAGGGGGCGGACGATACCATCGACAGCGATGCCAACGCCTCCGGCATGACCGGGTGCGTGACCCTCGCCTCGGGCGACTCGAACCTCGACGTGGACGCGGGCCTCGTGGCCATCGAGTATGCCGCCATCGGCGACTTCGTGTGGGAAGACCTGAACCGCAACGGCATCCAAGACGCGGGCGAGCCGGGGATCGAGGGCGTGCTCGTGGAGCTCTATGACTGCGCCGGAAACAAGCTCGACGAAACGCTCACGGATGCAAACGGGAAGTATCTCTTCGACAATCTACTGGCCGGCGACTACAAGCTCCAGTTCACGGCGCCCGCCGACTACTTCTTTACTCTCCAGAACCAGGGCGGCGACCCCGAGAAGGACAGCGACGCCGACTCCAGCGGCTGGACCGTGTGCACCACCCTGGACCCGGGCGAGACCGACCGCTCCTGGGACGCCGGCCTATGGCAGGCCATGCCAGACATCGACATCGAGAAGGCCACTAACGGAGAGGACGCCGACAGCCCCACCGGACCGTTCATCCCCGTGGGAGATCCGGTCCTCTGGACTTACGTCGTGACCAACATCGGCAACGTGCCGCTGGTGAACGTGACGGTCACCGACGATCAGGGAGTGGCGGTCTCCTGCCCGCAGGACACCCTGGTCGTGGGCGAGAGCATGACCTGCACGGCCGACGGAATTGCCATGGTGGGTCAGTATGCGAACATCGGAACCACCACGGGCGATTACGGGAACACAACGGTCACCGACTCCGATCCCAGCCACTACTACGGCACCATGGACGCCCCGGGCACCGGCACGCCGGGCTACTGGAAGAACCACCCCAACGCTTGGCCGGTGGATCAGCTCACCATCGGCGGGGAGACGTACACCAAGGACATGGCCATCGGGCTCATGGGCTGCCCCGACGGCAACAAGCTGTTCACCGTGTTCCGCGCCCTGGTGGCGGCGAAGCTCAACGTGCTCGTGGGCAACGACGCCTCGTGCATCGCCGTAACCATCGAGGCCGCCGACGCCTGGATGGCGGAGTACGGACCCATGCCCACCGCCTGCAGGGGCAATCCAAAGGTCAGGGCAGACTCCTACGCATGGACCATCGGCGAGCCGCTCTACTGGCTGCTCGACGACTACAACAACGGGCTGCTCTGCGCCCCGTCGCGGGATTCGATGGAGTAG
- a CDS encoding type II toxin-antitoxin system PemK/MazF family toxin encodes MVWANLDPTVGVEIQKTRPVIVVSNDEINAHSRLVVVVPLTTNVSRLSPSHVLLPSGEGNLAQDSKALCEQIRAMDKRRLTSWIGRLSTRYLRLVDQAIRNTLDT; translated from the coding sequence GTGGTGTGGGCGAACCTGGATCCCACGGTTGGGGTGGAGATTCAAAAGACCCGCCCTGTAATCGTGGTATCGAACGACGAGATCAATGCTCACAGTCGCCTCGTGGTGGTGGTTCCCTTGACGACGAACGTTTCTCGGCTGTCTCCGAGTCACGTGCTCCTGCCCTCTGGCGAGGGCAATCTCGCCCAGGATTCCAAGGCCCTGTGCGAACAGATTCGGGCAATGGACAAGAGGCGGCTCACCTCGTGGATCGGAAGGCTATCGACTCGGTATCTTCGCCTTGTGGACCAGGCCATTCGAAACACCCTCGATACGTGA
- a CDS encoding tetratricopeptide repeat protein: protein MRSLRLAAVLAALTLHALLAGCSRTPEEQFAAHRGRGDAFAKQGKAEEALLEYKSALVLRPDDAETLFRLGELHLKRGQVRDAYQAFNKVAELDPGNLDAQVHLGTLFLLANSTTESKERAERVLAEAPERADAHMLLGRALLREGAVADAMAQFDEAIRLEPKVLNHRILKATALLGRGRLDAARRTVDEGLEREPSNPALLLLLAQVAEAQGDGAAADATFAALLEKQPGLSSVWISYGERLLRKGDAAGALEAFRTAAKLDKEGVRGLEKVSDVLIAQRDFAAARQAVGEIQSKNPKSTSGRFLESRILLGEKRFSEAAAGFREVLQQYPDHAEARYYLGLAAYSRGEFQTAKSELQKAVEGAPGFPKARLLLAKAYLDSRDYAQALKTAEDLIASGAGAVEVLLVRGSALMGQGRTGEARALFESLARQIPGSAAVHEKLGLCHLAENQPELALEAFGRALEADPATVRPLVLSAGILARQGKQAQAISQVEGHLRSAGESAEALLLLGQLYAAVGDREKARDSVEKAIALEPDRPEAYPLLAGLHTGADAARSALVDVERGLEKSPRHLPGWMLKGTLHEKLGEAVEAQKAYRKVLEIDPNHLPALNNLAYNLVENGGDVNEALKFAERAAELAPASAAVNDTLGWVYVQKGVFLKALSHLEPAAERLGDLPAVQYHLGVAYAGAGEKTKALAALSRALDGGGEAPSWVPDARATLERLRAQQ, encoded by the coding sequence ATGCGCTCGCTACGCCTGGCGGCGGTCCTCGCTGCCCTTACGCTTCACGCCCTGCTTGCCGGCTGCTCCAGGACGCCCGAGGAGCAGTTTGCGGCGCACCGGGGGAGGGGGGATGCCTTCGCCAAGCAGGGCAAGGCGGAGGAAGCCCTGCTGGAGTACAAGAGCGCATTGGTTCTTCGGCCCGACGATGCCGAGACCCTGTTTCGGCTCGGTGAGTTGCACCTGAAACGCGGTCAGGTGCGCGACGCCTACCAGGCTTTCAACAAGGTGGCGGAGCTCGACCCCGGAAACCTGGATGCCCAGGTGCATCTGGGCACCCTCTTCCTGCTTGCGAACTCGACCACGGAGTCCAAGGAGCGAGCCGAGCGCGTGCTGGCCGAGGCGCCCGAGCGGGCCGACGCCCACATGCTGTTGGGACGGGCGCTGCTACGGGAGGGGGCAGTGGCCGACGCCATGGCCCAGTTCGACGAAGCGATTCGGCTGGAACCCAAGGTGCTGAACCACCGCATTCTCAAGGCTACTGCCCTGCTCGGGCGCGGCCGGCTCGACGCGGCCCGCCGGACCGTGGACGAGGGTTTGGAAAGGGAGCCCTCGAATCCGGCTCTACTGCTCCTGCTCGCCCAGGTTGCCGAGGCGCAGGGCGACGGGGCGGCGGCGGACGCCACGTTTGCCGCGCTGCTCGAGAAGCAGCCGGGCCTGTCGTCCGTTTGGATCAGCTATGGGGAGCGGCTGCTCCGAAAGGGAGACGCCGCCGGAGCCCTGGAGGCGTTCCGCACGGCGGCGAAGCTGGACAAGGAGGGGGTGCGGGGCCTGGAGAAGGTGTCGGACGTGCTGATCGCGCAGCGGGACTTCGCCGCCGCCCGGCAGGCGGTGGGCGAGATCCAGTCGAAGAACCCGAAGAGTACCTCCGGCCGTTTCCTCGAATCGCGTATCCTGCTTGGAGAGAAACGCTTTTCGGAAGCCGCCGCGGGTTTCCGCGAGGTGTTGCAGCAGTATCCGGACCACGCCGAAGCGCGCTACTACCTGGGACTGGCGGCCTACTCCCGGGGGGAGTTCCAGACCGCCAAGAGCGAGCTCCAGAAGGCTGTCGAGGGTGCGCCGGGGTTCCCCAAGGCTCGCCTGCTCTTGGCCAAGGCGTACTTGGATTCCCGAGACTACGCCCAGGCCCTGAAGACCGCGGAAGACCTGATCGCGAGCGGGGCCGGCGCGGTGGAGGTGCTCCTGGTGCGCGGATCGGCCCTGATGGGGCAGGGGCGCACGGGGGAGGCGCGTGCGCTCTTCGAATCTCTCGCGAGGCAGATCCCGGGAAGCGCCGCGGTCCACGAGAAGCTGGGTCTCTGCCACCTGGCGGAGAACCAGCCGGAGCTGGCGCTGGAAGCGTTTGGGCGGGCATTGGAGGCCGATCCGGCCACCGTGAGGCCGCTGGTACTGTCGGCAGGGATCCTGGCACGCCAGGGCAAGCAGGCCCAGGCCATTTCCCAAGTAGAAGGGCACCTGCGAAGCGCGGGAGAGTCGGCGGAAGCGCTGCTGCTCCTCGGGCAGCTCTACGCAGCGGTTGGGGATCGGGAGAAGGCGCGGGATAGTGTGGAGAAGGCCATCGCCCTCGAGCCGGACAGGCCGGAAGCCTATCCGCTCCTGGCCGGCCTGCACACGGGCGCCGACGCCGCGCGCAGCGCGTTGGTCGACGTGGAGCGGGGGTTGGAGAAGTCACCCCGCCACCTGCCCGGCTGGATGCTCAAGGGCACATTGCACGAGAAGCTCGGCGAAGCGGTGGAGGCACAGAAGGCCTATCGGAAAGTGCTGGAGATCGATCCCAACCATCTCCCCGCACTCAACAACCTGGCCTACAACCTGGTGGAGAACGGCGGGGACGTCAACGAAGCCTTGAAGTTTGCGGAACGCGCCGCAGAGCTTGCGCCCGCATCTGCGGCGGTCAACGACACCCTTGGGTGGGTGTACGTGCAGAAGGGGGTCTTCCTCAAAGCTTTGTCCCACCTGGAGCCGGCAGCGGAGCGACTCGGCGATCTCCCGGCCGTGCAATACCACTTGGGGGTGGCATATGCGGGCGCTGGAGAGAAGACGAAGGCCTTGGCGGCTCTGAGCCGGGCCTTGGACGGCGGCGGGGAGGCCCCATCATGGGTGCCGGACGCTCGAGCCACTTTGGAGCGGCTGCGTGCCCAACAATAA
- a CDS encoding transposase — translation MEFFFPAAAADIDWSRGHTFLDKELAQVVRDAELGRRFVDKLVAVWRHGGGDETWVLVHVEVQGHVEAGFAKRMYVYNYRLFDRYDRPVASLAVLADDRSGWRPAQYHYELWGSRAGLAFPVVKLLDYADRQDDLEHDPNPFAWAVAAHLRTLATRGDPEGRLGWKLRLAKMLYERGYQRQDILDLYAFIDWLMALPEGLELRFHQGLKSFEEERKMRYVTSAERIGEKKGIQQGIQQGIQQGIQQKARVAVLEVLEARFGVVPQGLAESLGHVTQEAVLSSLLKRAVVAPSLEDFAKDVQKALS, via the coding sequence ATGGAGTTCTTCTTTCCCGCCGCGGCGGCCGACATCGACTGGAGCCGCGGGCACACCTTCCTCGACAAGGAACTCGCCCAGGTCGTTCGGGATGCCGAGCTGGGGCGGCGGTTCGTGGACAAGCTCGTGGCGGTCTGGCGGCACGGCGGAGGGGACGAGACCTGGGTTCTAGTGCACGTGGAGGTCCAGGGCCACGTAGAAGCAGGGTTCGCGAAGCGAATGTACGTGTATAACTACCGGCTCTTCGACCGCTACGACCGCCCCGTGGCGAGCCTCGCCGTCCTGGCCGACGACAGGTCCGGCTGGCGCCCTGCGCAGTACCACTACGAGCTTTGGGGGAGCAGGGCCGGTCTAGCCTTCCCTGTGGTGAAGCTCCTGGACTACGCCGATCGCCAGGACGATCTCGAGCACGACCCCAATCCCTTTGCCTGGGCGGTGGCGGCCCACCTGCGGACACTGGCGACCCGGGGGGATCCGGAGGGGCGATTGGGATGGAAGCTGCGGCTGGCCAAGATGCTTTACGAGCGAGGTTATCAGCGCCAAGACATCCTCGATCTCTATGCCTTCATCGACTGGCTGATGGCGCTGCCGGAGGGCTTGGAGCTGCGGTTTCACCAAGGGCTCAAGAGTTTCGAAGAGGAGAGGAAGATGCGGTATGTGACCAGCGCGGAGCGGATCGGCGAAAAGAAAGGCATCCAGCAGGGCATCCAGCAGGGCATCCAGCAGGGCATCCAGCAAAAGGCCCGCGTCGCGGTCCTCGAGGTACTGGAGGCCCGCTTCGGCGTCGTGCCCCAGGGCCTGGCAGAGTCCCTCGGCCACGTCACCCAGGAGGCGGTGCTCTCGAGCCTCCTCAAGCGGGCCGTGGTCGCCCCCTCCCTGGAGGATTTTGCGAAGGACGTGCAGAAGGCGCTCTCGTAA
- a CDS encoding IS66 family insertion sequence element accessory protein TnpB yields the protein MARPKDLEKRRFWGAQLRAWQRSGLTQAEFCRRQGLGRRLFSSWKRRLGSPERAAGGQAAPPVRFVPVAVRPEVSAPAPIATHPAAALTVVARTGHRIEVGDGFTPETLARLLATLERP from the coding sequence ATGGCGCGGCCGAAGGATCTGGAGAAGCGGCGGTTCTGGGGGGCGCAGCTTCGCGCCTGGCAGCGTAGCGGGCTGACGCAGGCCGAGTTCTGCCGGCGCCAGGGACTGGGGCGGCGGCTCTTCAGTTCGTGGAAGCGGCGGCTGGGGTCGCCGGAGCGCGCCGCGGGAGGCCAGGCCGCCCCGCCCGTGCGCTTTGTGCCGGTGGCCGTGCGCCCCGAGGTCTCGGCGCCAGCCCCGATCGCGACCCACCCGGCGGCCGCGCTCACCGTGGTGGCCCGCACCGGGCACCGCATCGAGGTGGGCGACGGGTTCACCCCCGAGACGCTTGCTCGGCTGCTCGCCACCCTGGAGCGGCCGTGA
- a CDS encoding FtsX-like permease family protein, with translation MTLLRIALRNVLKNRRRSLITVLAIAFGFMAVAMFKGYVHQAYEKISLAVVFREIPGHLAVFKEGFLSEGRIRPESFLFTADEAAALTEVVVRMPEVLWVGEKLELTGLISNGDVSTIFLSDALDPAKEEELLRHYGYRAIPERSPLPVGRPDAILVGDGLMDLLKLRPEDGVVLMTTTQYGQMNAADATVVGTRATFSDELSDKYAKLPLGLAKDLYDITGCDRLCVLTTRFSDLAPIRERIREAASELGMALEIRTWDELSQYYQKAKDFLDVVFFFLFCITAVIVVMGTVNTMSMAVYERTREIGTLRAIGLKPRGVLALFSMEGAILGILGGLAGLGLTALGRLAVAAAQITYRPPGVGEDILIEIDLVPEVLLVSGLAFVLLSVVAAALPARRAARQPIVDALGHV, from the coding sequence GTGACCCTTCTTCGCATCGCATTGCGAAACGTGCTCAAGAACCGGCGGCGAAGCCTGATCACGGTGCTCGCCATCGCCTTCGGGTTCATGGCGGTGGCGATGTTCAAGGGGTATGTCCACCAAGCCTACGAGAAGATCTCACTGGCGGTGGTCTTCCGGGAGATTCCGGGGCATCTGGCGGTCTTCAAGGAGGGTTTTCTGAGCGAGGGCAGGATTCGCCCAGAGTCCTTCCTCTTTACCGCGGACGAGGCGGCGGCCCTCACCGAGGTCGTTGTTCGGATGCCGGAGGTGTTGTGGGTCGGAGAGAAGCTCGAACTGACCGGCCTCATCTCCAACGGGGACGTCTCCACGATCTTCCTCTCGGATGCGCTGGACCCGGCAAAGGAAGAAGAGCTTCTGCGGCACTACGGGTACCGCGCCATACCGGAGCGATCGCCCCTGCCGGTGGGCCGTCCCGACGCCATCCTGGTGGGCGACGGCCTCATGGACCTTCTGAAGCTGCGGCCGGAGGACGGCGTGGTCCTGATGACCACCACCCAATATGGGCAGATGAACGCAGCCGATGCTACGGTGGTCGGGACCCGAGCGACCTTTTCCGATGAGCTCTCGGACAAGTATGCGAAGCTCCCCCTGGGGCTCGCCAAGGACCTCTACGACATCACGGGCTGCGACCGGCTATGCGTGCTTACGACCCGGTTCTCGGACCTGGCTCCGATCCGCGAGCGGATACGGGAAGCCGCCTCCGAGCTCGGCATGGCCCTCGAGATCAGGACCTGGGACGAGCTGAGCCAGTATTACCAGAAGGCAAAGGACTTCCTGGACGTCGTGTTCTTCTTTCTCTTCTGCATCACGGCGGTGATCGTGGTCATGGGGACCGTCAACACCATGTCCATGGCCGTGTACGAGAGGACGAGGGAGATCGGCACCCTGCGCGCGATCGGTCTGAAACCGCGCGGAGTCCTCGCCCTGTTCTCCATGGAGGGGGCGATCCTGGGCATTCTCGGGGGGCTCGCCGGGCTGGGTCTCACCGCGCTCGGACGGCTGGCCGTGGCGGCCGCGCAGATCACATACCGCCCGCCGGGCGTTGGCGAGGATATCCTGATCGAGATCGACCTGGTTCCGGAGGTCTTGCTGGTCAGTGGACTCGCCTTCGTACTGCTCTCGGTTGTGGCCGCGGCCCTGCCTGCCAGACGCGCCGCGCGTCAGCCCATCGTGGATGCCCTGGGGCACGTGTGA
- a CDS encoding nucleotidyltransferase domain-containing protein — protein MREVTRRLVEVADPVRVVLFGSHASGTAGADSDLDILVVERSLGSAVAEMARLRRAVGRIGIPVDILVCSEQEAADWGHLPGTALYWALREGKVLYEAAR, from the coding sequence ATGCGCGAAGTGACGCGGCGGTTGGTCGAGGTGGCGGACCCGGTTCGGGTAGTGCTCTTCGGCTCTCACGCCTCCGGAACTGCCGGTGCCGACTCGGATCTCGATATCCTGGTCGTGGAGCGAAGTCTCGGTTCCGCAGTGGCCGAGATGGCTCGGCTGCGACGCGCAGTGGGCCGCATCGGAATCCCGGTGGACATCCTCGTCTGCTCCGAGCAAGAGGCTGCGGATTGGGGCCATTTGCCGGGAACGGCGCTTTACTGGGCGCTGCGCGAGGGAAAGGTCCTCTATGAAGCAGCCCGGTGA